A region from the Polaribacter sp. Hel1_33_78 genome encodes:
- a CDS encoding toxin-antitoxin system YwqK family antitoxin, protein MNTIAQAINQFDKSKQRTGVWRKYYPNNKIRYSGAFEKGKEIGVFKFYDNSNSQFPVIIKSYSKKSDVVVVKFYSLNGKLQSKGSFLHKNRVGRWIYYFQDGKKMSEEFYKEGRLEGKLINYYPNGKETEISFYKKGFKNGTSEKFSSKGILIESVNYKNGKLNGIAKYFELNGNLKETGSYLAGKRIGKWEYYLDGEVASDEDLKKKKSNFLKQKEN, encoded by the coding sequence ATGAATACTATTGCTCAAGCAATTAATCAGTTTGATAAAAGTAAGCAAAGGACAGGAGTTTGGAGAAAATATTATCCCAACAATAAAATACGTTATTCTGGTGCTTTTGAAAAAGGAAAAGAAATTGGAGTTTTTAAATTTTATGACAATTCAAACTCTCAATTTCCAGTAATTATTAAATCCTATTCTAAAAAAAGTGATGTTGTTGTAGTCAAGTTTTATTCACTAAATGGCAAATTACAGAGTAAAGGTTCTTTTTTACATAAAAATAGAGTGGGTCGTTGGATATATTATTTTCAAGACGGTAAAAAAATGTCTGAAGAATTTTATAAAGAGGGAAGGTTAGAAGGAAAGTTAATAAACTATTATCCGAATGGAAAAGAGACAGAAATTTCATTTTATAAAAAAGGTTTTAAAAATGGAACTTCTGAAAAATTTTCAAGCAAGGGAATTTTAATTGAAAGTGTTAATTATAAAAATGGAAAACTAAATGGTATTGCTAAATATTTTGAATTGAACGGAAATTTAAAAGAGACTGGTTCATACTTAGCAGGAAAAAGAATTGGAAAGTGGGAGTATTATTTAGATGGCGAAGTTGCTTCGGATGAAGATTTAAAGAAAAAAAAATCTAATTTTTTGAAGCAAAAAGAGAATTGA
- the purB gene encoding adenylosuccinate lyase yields the protein MNLTQLNAISPIDGRYRNKISKLANYFSEEALIKYRVRVEIEYFIALCEIPLPQLADFNINLFEDLRKIYTDFTAEDAQKIKDIEKVTNHDVKAVEYFIKEKFDILGLQKHKEFIHFGLTSQDINNTAIPLSIKEVMNEVYVPQYNELQERLQELVIEWKDISMLARTHGQPASPTRLGKEIEVFVVRLKEQFNLLNDIPSAAKFGGATGNFNAHKVAYPSIDWKEFGGKFVQEKLGLHHSFPTTQIEHYDHLAALFDTLKRINTIVLDLDRDFWTYVSTDYFKQKIKAGEVGSSAMPHKVNPIDFENSEGNLGLANAIFEHLSAKLPVSRLQRDLTDSTVLRNVGVPFGHTIIAFTSTLKGLNKLLLNKQKFEDDLENNWAVVAEAIQTILRRESYPNPYEALKGLTRTNEKINQSSIADFIDTLEVSTEIKLELKAITPSNYTGV from the coding sequence ATGAACTTAACTCAACTAAATGCTATTTCTCCAATTGATGGGCGTTACAGAAATAAAATATCAAAATTAGCCAACTATTTTTCTGAAGAAGCTTTAATAAAATACAGAGTTAGGGTAGAAATAGAATATTTTATAGCACTATGTGAAATTCCTTTGCCTCAATTAGCTGACTTTAATATTAATTTATTTGAAGATTTGCGTAAAATTTATACCGATTTCACAGCAGAAGATGCTCAAAAAATAAAAGATATTGAAAAAGTTACAAACCATGATGTAAAAGCGGTTGAATACTTTATAAAAGAAAAATTTGACATTTTAGGTTTACAAAAACATAAGGAATTTATTCATTTCGGATTAACTTCTCAAGATATAAATAATACTGCAATTCCGCTTTCTATAAAAGAAGTAATGAACGAAGTTTATGTGCCACAATATAATGAACTTCAAGAGCGATTACAAGAGTTAGTTATTGAATGGAAAGATATTTCTATGTTGGCAAGAACTCACGGTCAACCAGCATCTCCTACAAGATTAGGAAAAGAAATTGAAGTTTTTGTGGTTCGTTTAAAAGAGCAATTTAATTTATTAAACGACATCCCTAGTGCAGCTAAGTTTGGTGGCGCTACAGGAAATTTTAACGCACACAAGGTAGCTTACCCATCTATTGATTGGAAAGAATTTGGAGGTAAATTTGTACAAGAAAAACTAGGATTACATCATTCTTTTCCTACAACACAAATAGAACACTACGATCATTTAGCAGCTTTGTTTGATACTTTAAAACGTATTAATACAATTGTTTTAGATTTAGACAGAGATTTCTGGACGTATGTTTCTACAGATTATTTTAAACAAAAAATTAAGGCTGGTGAAGTAGGTTCTTCTGCAATGCCACATAAAGTAAACCCTATTGACTTTGAAAATTCTGAAGGTAATTTAGGTTTAGCAAATGCAATATTCGAGCATCTTTCTGCTAAATTACCAGTTTCTCGTTTACAACGTGATTTAACCGATAGTACTGTTTTAAGAAATGTTGGTGTCCCTTTTGGACATACAATTATTGCTTTTACATCAACATTAAAAGGTTTAAATAAATTGTTATTAAACAAACAGAAGTTTGAAGATGATTTAGAAAACAATTGGGCTGTTGTAGCAGAAGCTATTCAAACAATTTTAAGACGAGAATCCTACCCTAATCCTTATGAAGCACTAAAAGGGTTGACAAGAACAAATGAAAAAATAAATCAAAGTTCAATTGCAGATTTTATTGATACTTTAGAAGTTTCAACAGAAATAAAGTTAGAGTTAAAAGCAATTACCCCATCCAATTATACAGGAGTTTAA
- a CDS encoding TerC family protein, which yields MEIFLHIDTWVALLTLTFLEIILGIDNIIFISISANKLPENQVKKATLLGLGLAMVTRILLLFSVSYLIAMKNPFLTLDIGWFKTGLTGQSIILFLGGIFLLFKSTKEIRQKVENINEEHVLKSPKIISFKSVIVQIILIDIVFSFDSILTAVGMTNGIDGALIIMIIAVIISIIIMMIFSKPINKFVNRNPTIQMLALSFLILIGFMLITEAAHLSHTAFFNKTVGAIPKGYLYFAISFSLGVEMLNLRIRKKEK from the coding sequence ATGGAAATATTTTTACATATAGATACTTGGGTTGCTCTGCTAACGCTTACTTTTCTAGAAATTATTCTGGGAATAGATAATATTATTTTTATTTCTATTTCAGCCAATAAATTACCTGAAAATCAGGTGAAAAAAGCGACATTATTAGGCTTAGGTTTGGCCATGGTTACAAGAATATTGCTTCTATTTAGTGTTTCTTATTTAATAGCCATGAAAAATCCATTTTTAACGCTGGATATTGGTTGGTTTAAAACTGGTTTAACAGGACAGAGTATTATTTTATTTTTAGGAGGTATTTTCTTATTATTCAAAAGCACCAAAGAAATAAGACAAAAAGTTGAAAACATAAATGAAGAACATGTTTTAAAATCACCTAAAATCATATCTTTTAAGAGTGTTATTGTACAAATAATTTTAATAGATATTGTTTTTTCTTTTGATAGTATTTTAACGGCTGTTGGTATGACAAATGGAATTGATGGTGCTTTAATTATTATGATAATAGCTGTAATTATCTCTATAATTATTATGATGATTTTCTCTAAGCCAATCAATAAATTCGTCAATAGAAATCCAACAATTCAAATGTTGGCATTGTCTTTTTTAATATTAATTGGGTTTATGTTAATTACAGAAGCCGCTCATTTATCTCATACAGCCTTTTTTAACAAAACTGTTGGTGCTATTCCAAAAGGATATTTGTATTTTGCGATCTCATTTTCTTTAGGTGTTGAAATGTTAAATTTAAGAATTAGAAAAAAAGAAAAATAA
- a CDS encoding TonB-dependent receptor, with amino-acid sequence MQKLFFLCALLYCISATAQDCNITFKGKIIDFHDKTPIFGASIVVLNLNKYSTSNIDGEYEINNLCKGKIILEIKHISCETKQISIDIDKSIERDIFLEHHLEELNEVVVKTNIKTEQSSVEQSIKKAVIEEFTDKSLGDALNNISGVSSLNTGNSIVKPMIHGLHSSRLLIINNNVRMYDQEWGDEHAPNIDINASDRIDVIKGANTLKYGSDAIGGLILLRPKRYSVKDSLFGSTLTSFNSNGLGGSLNSEIIKTYKSGLYTKFQMNYKQFGDFEAANYNLTNSGIKSLNGSVQFGYNSFEKGFDVYYSYVDNEFGILKASHIGNVNDLKNAIDSPLPRVIEDFSYTIDFPKQSIAHHLAKIEAYKRYKGFGKLTVQYDFQINRRKEFDLRRGDLKNTPVIDLRLFTTSLQPNLQIDYFDNLKINTGLLFRYQQNVAFSTGVRALIPDFDKYEAGMYAIANYNLNEVSKLSAGIRYDFSAINVSKIYNLTDWNETYNYDELFPEFEVSIDNTRILTNPEFTFHNISAILGYSKQFEKNISLFTNYGLVSRMPNPSELFSDGLHHSAARLEYGFLTMKKEVANKFVISLEKNSDDFGFTISPYYKYIDDFIQLIPFGIDRNIRGAFPEWKYIQVNAQIFGVDIDVNKKISKNFNYLGSLSLLQGDNLTDDIPLIHMPAANFSNRLSYVNDHLNQLTISLSNKTILQQNRFPDYNFYTYNATLQEDVFIDISSTPPAYSLFSLHTSAAFKIFNEGSLKLEFNIDNVFNVSYREHLNRLRYFTDDLGRNYNLKLKINY; translated from the coding sequence ATGCAAAAACTATTTTTTTTGTGCGCACTTTTGTATTGCATAAGTGCAACTGCACAAGATTGTAACATCACTTTTAAAGGTAAAATTATCGATTTCCACGACAAAACACCAATATTTGGTGCATCAATTGTTGTACTTAATTTAAATAAGTATTCAACATCAAATATTGATGGTGAATACGAAATTAATAATTTATGTAAAGGAAAAATAATTCTAGAAATTAAACATATTTCCTGCGAAACAAAGCAAATTTCAATCGATATAGATAAAAGTATTGAAAGGGACATCTTTTTAGAACATCATTTAGAAGAATTAAATGAAGTTGTTGTAAAAACAAATATAAAAACGGAACAATCTAGTGTAGAACAATCTATCAAAAAGGCAGTAATAGAAGAATTTACTGATAAATCTTTAGGAGATGCGTTAAATAACATTAGTGGTGTTTCCTCACTAAATACTGGGAATTCTATTGTAAAACCAATGATTCATGGCTTACATAGTAGCAGGCTTTTAATTATTAACAACAATGTAAGGATGTATGACCAAGAATGGGGAGATGAACACGCACCAAATATAGATATTAACGCCAGTGATAGAATTGATGTTATAAAAGGGGCAAATACATTAAAATATGGCAGTGATGCTATAGGTGGATTAATCCTTCTAAGACCAAAAAGATACTCAGTTAAAGATAGTTTATTTGGTAGCACTTTAACATCATTTAATTCAAATGGTTTGGGTGGTAGTTTAAATTCTGAAATTATTAAAACCTACAAATCAGGGCTTTATACAAAATTTCAAATGAATTACAAACAATTTGGAGATTTTGAAGCAGCCAATTATAACCTAACCAATAGTGGCATAAAAAGCTTAAATGGTTCTGTTCAGTTTGGCTATAATAGTTTTGAAAAAGGTTTTGATGTCTATTATAGTTATGTAGATAACGAATTTGGTATATTAAAAGCGTCTCATATTGGTAACGTAAATGATTTAAAAAATGCTATAGATAGTCCACTACCAAGGGTTATTGAAGATTTTTCATATACTATAGATTTTCCAAAACAGTCTATAGCTCATCATTTAGCAAAAATTGAAGCTTACAAACGTTACAAGGGTTTTGGAAAATTAACTGTTCAGTACGATTTTCAAATCAACAGACGTAAAGAATTTGATTTACGAAGAGGTGATTTAAAAAATACACCTGTTATAGACTTGAGATTGTTTACCACAAGTCTTCAGCCTAATTTACAGATAGATTATTTCGATAACTTAAAAATAAATACAGGTTTGTTATTTCGTTATCAACAAAACGTAGCTTTTAGTACTGGTGTTAGAGCTTTAATCCCAGACTTTGATAAATATGAAGCTGGAATGTATGCTATTGCAAATTATAATTTGAATGAAGTTAGTAAATTAAGTGCAGGAATTCGTTATGACTTTTCAGCAATCAATGTAAGTAAAATATATAATCTTACAGATTGGAATGAAACTTATAATTATGATGAATTGTTTCCTGAGTTCGAAGTATCAATTGACAATACACGAATTCTAACAAATCCTGAATTTACATTCCACAATATTTCTGCAATTCTAGGGTATAGCAAACAGTTTGAAAAAAATATATCATTATTTACAAATTATGGTTTGGTTTCAAGAATGCCTAATCCATCAGAATTATTCAGTGATGGTTTGCATCATAGTGCTGCAAGGTTAGAATATGGCTTTTTAACGATGAAGAAAGAAGTTGCAAACAAATTTGTAATTTCTCTTGAAAAAAATAGCGATGATTTTGGGTTTACTATTAGTCCATATTATAAATATATTGATGATTTTATTCAACTAATTCCTTTTGGCATAGATAGAAATATCAGAGGTGCTTTTCCTGAATGGAAATACATTCAAGTTAATGCGCAAATTTTTGGCGTTGATATTGATGTAAATAAGAAAATTAGTAAAAACTTCAATTATCTAGGTAGTTTAAGTCTATTACAAGGAGATAATTTAACAGATGATATTCCTTTAATTCATATGCCTGCCGCTAATTTTAGTAATCGTTTGTCTTACGTAAATGATCATTTAAATCAATTAACAATTAGTTTAAGTAACAAAACTATTTTACAGCAAAATAGATTTCCAGATTACAATTTTTATACATACAATGCTACACTGCAAGAAGATGTTTTTATAGATATAAGTTCAACACCTCCTGCCTATTCGCTATTTAGTTTACACACATCAGCAGCGTTTAAGATTTTTAATGAAGGGAGTTTAAAATTAGAATTCAATATAGATAATGTGTTCAATGTATCTTACAGAGAACATTTAAATAGATTACGATATTTTACCGATGATTTAGGAAGAAACTATAACCTAAAACTTAAAATAAATTATTAA
- a CDS encoding MFS transporter — translation MLKIGDKKLINAWAFYDWANSVYSLVISTAVFPLYYSAVTEGETVFFLGIEWDHPDSLYSYALSFSFLVVAFISPILSGIADYTGSKKKFMKFFCWMGGLSVSGLYFFDGIDTVWIGILFTILASIGFWASLVFYNAYLPEVANPEQQDRASAKGFIYGYTGSVFLLIINLLMIQKPEWFGITASMASRISFVLVGLWWIGFAQITFRRLPDDIYNKKPKRDYIWKGFRELKVVAKEVMNYPTLKRFLISFFLLSIGVQTIILMAAIFGSSELGLPAMNLIITILLVQVVAIAGAFVFSRLSEKWGNIKALKVTICTWMLVCFTAFLLDENQENVEYYFYGLGVLLGFVQGAIQSLTRSTYSKLLPETEDHATYFSFYDVTEKVAIVLGTFVYGLLYAITDSMQWSVLCLAIFFLASFLVLNTLKKTKYVQ, via the coding sequence ATGTTAAAAATTGGAGATAAAAAATTAATAAATGCTTGGGCTTTTTATGATTGGGCAAACTCTGTATATTCATTAGTAATAAGTACGGCAGTTTTTCCTTTATATTATAGTGCAGTCACTGAGGGCGAAACTGTTTTTTTTCTAGGAATAGAATGGGATCATCCTGATAGTTTATATAGTTACGCTTTGTCATTTTCCTTTTTAGTAGTGGCATTTATTTCACCTATTTTATCAGGAATTGCAGATTATACAGGAAGTAAGAAAAAATTCATGAAATTCTTTTGTTGGATGGGAGGCTTGTCTGTATCAGGTTTATATTTTTTTGACGGGATAGATACTGTTTGGATTGGTATTCTCTTCACAATTTTAGCAAGTATTGGTTTTTGGGCAAGTTTAGTTTTTTACAATGCATACTTACCAGAAGTTGCAAATCCAGAGCAACAAGATAGAGCAAGTGCAAAAGGATTTATTTATGGTTATACCGGTTCTGTTTTTTTGTTAATTATTAATTTATTAATGATTCAAAAACCAGAATGGTTTGGAATAACTGCTTCAATGGCTTCACGTATTTCTTTTGTTTTAGTCGGTCTTTGGTGGATAGGTTTTGCACAAATAACATTTAGAAGGTTGCCCGATGATATTTATAACAAAAAACCAAAGAGAGATTATATCTGGAAAGGTTTTAGAGAGCTTAAAGTAGTCGCAAAAGAAGTGATGAATTATCCAACCTTAAAAAGGTTTTTAATTTCTTTTTTCTTATTAAGTATTGGTGTACAAACCATTATTTTAATGGCAGCAATTTTTGGTTCTAGCGAATTAGGCTTGCCAGCAATGAATTTAATTATAACCATTTTATTAGTGCAAGTTGTTGCAATTGCAGGTGCTTTTGTGTTTTCTAGATTATCAGAAAAATGGGGAAATATTAAAGCTTTAAAAGTTACTATTTGTACTTGGATGTTGGTTTGCTTTACTGCTTTTCTTTTAGATGAAAATCAAGAAAATGTAGAGTATTATTTCTACGGTTTAGGAGTTTTATTAGGTTTTGTACAAGGAGCAATTCAATCTTTAACTAGGTCTACTTATTCTAAACTACTTCCAGAGACAGAGGATCATGCAACATACTTTAGCTTTTATGACGTGACAGAAAAAGTAGCAATTGTTCTTGGAACGTTCGTATATGGTTTATTGTACGCAATTACGGATTCTATGCAATGGAGTGTATTGTGTTTGGCTATTTTCTTTTTAGCTTCTTTTTTAGTTTTAAATACTCTGAAAAAGACAAAATATGTACAGTAA
- a CDS encoding M48 family metallopeptidase: MKKVLILVIIMVLFEACSTVPITGRKRVNLVSDSQVLPTSFAQYKGFLAENKLSTNREMTNQIKEVGKNISQAVDRFMRANNMVTEADSYRWEFNLVEDKTINAWCMPGGKVVFYTGIMPICDNINGVAAVMGHEVAHAFAKHGQERMTSSYGQQIGGLLVTLGTSKKDPETQQIWNTAFGVGSGLTMLKFSRTHEQEADRLGLVFMLMAGYDGKEAAEVWVRMSKNSGGSSTPQILSTHPSNAARIQDLKSYLPTAKMYAKKYNQPLSQIKN; this comes from the coding sequence ATGAAAAAAGTACTTATTTTAGTTATAATCATGGTTCTTTTTGAAGCATGCAGTACTGTGCCAATTACAGGAAGAAAAAGAGTGAATTTAGTAAGTGATTCGCAAGTTTTACCAACAAGCTTTGCCCAATATAAAGGTTTTTTAGCGGAAAATAAATTATCTACTAATAGAGAAATGACAAACCAAATAAAAGAAGTTGGTAAAAATATTTCTCAAGCTGTAGATCGCTTTATGAGAGCCAACAATATGGTTACAGAAGCAGATTCTTATCGATGGGAATTTAATTTAGTAGAAGATAAAACGATAAATGCTTGGTGTATGCCAGGAGGTAAAGTTGTCTTTTATACTGGTATTATGCCAATTTGTGATAACATAAATGGTGTTGCGGCAGTTATGGGGCATGAAGTTGCACATGCATTTGCCAAACATGGTCAAGAACGTATGACTTCATCTTATGGTCAACAAATTGGGGGTTTATTGGTGACTTTAGGAACATCAAAAAAGGATCCTGAGACACAACAAATTTGGAATACGGCTTTTGGTGTTGGTTCTGGTTTAACAATGTTGAAATTTAGTAGAACTCATGAGCAGGAGGCAGACAGGCTAGGTTTGGTTTTTATGTTAATGGCAGGTTATGATGGTAAAGAAGCTGCAGAAGTTTGGGTAAGAATGAGTAAAAATTCCGGAGGAAGTAGTACACCACAAATTTTAAGCACACATCCATCAAATGCAGCAAGAATACAAGATTTAAAAAGTTATTTACCTACGGCAAAAATGTATGCTAAAAAGTATAATCAACCACTATCTCAAATCAAAAATTAA
- the msrB gene encoding peptide-methionine (R)-S-oxide reductase MsrB encodes MKKLISTLVLLMMFSCVGNSQNSSKEKKSYKVEKTDIEWKKLLSPMQYYVLREAGTERAFTSEFNENHKKGIYVCAACKTALYKSENKFDSGSGWPSFDRAINGNIELDVDYKIGYRRTELKCNTCGGHLGHSFDDGPKETTGKRHCINGAALEFVVEK; translated from the coding sequence ATGAAAAAATTAATTAGTACTCTTGTTTTATTAATGATGTTTAGCTGTGTAGGAAATTCACAAAATTCATCAAAAGAAAAGAAATCTTATAAAGTAGAAAAAACAGATATTGAATGGAAAAAATTACTTTCTCCAATGCAATATTATGTATTACGTGAAGCTGGCACAGAAAGGGCATTTACAAGTGAATTTAATGAAAATCACAAAAAAGGTATTTATGTTTGTGCGGCTTGCAAAACAGCTTTGTACAAATCTGAAAATAAATTTGATTCAGGCTCTGGCTGGCCTTCTTTTGATCGCGCTATAAACGGCAATATTGAGTTAGATGTAGATTATAAAATTGGGTATCGCAGAACTGAGCTCAAATGCAATACTTGTGGTGGTCATTTGGGGCATTCTTTTGATGATGGACCAAAAGAAACCACAGGAAAACGCCATTGCATTAATGGAGCTGCTTTAGAATTTGTTGTTGAAAAATAA
- a CDS encoding DinB family protein: protein MDKDEILDILETKHQELFTWLENQPQENWILGPEKKWSTSQHIQHLADSLQLLNKALSYPRFFLKYKFGICNRESRDYNTIVKKYQQKLSENREGIRNFNKKLNKPTLKEKKRLITKLQIQQKKLQYKTKKISEKNLDSLVIPHPLMGKMTIREIIMWTVYHTEHHTKTLQKFY from the coding sequence ATGGATAAGGATGAGATTTTAGATATATTAGAAACTAAACACCAAGAATTATTTACTTGGTTAGAAAATCAGCCTCAAGAAAATTGGATATTAGGTCCCGAAAAAAAATGGTCTACAAGTCAGCACATACAGCATTTAGCAGATAGCTTACAACTATTAAATAAGGCTTTAAGTTACCCAAGATTTTTTCTGAAATATAAATTTGGCATTTGTAATAGAGAATCTAGAGATTATAATACTATTGTAAAAAAATACCAGCAAAAACTTTCAGAAAATAGAGAAGGAATAAGAAATTTTAATAAAAAATTGAATAAACCAACTTTAAAAGAAAAAAAGCGTTTAATAACAAAACTTCAAATTCAACAAAAAAAATTGCAATACAAAACTAAAAAAATTAGCGAAAAAAACTTAGATAGCTTGGTTATTCCGCATCCTTTAATGGGAAAAATGACCATAAGAGAAATTATTATGTGGACAGTATATCACACAGAACATCATACAAAAACTTTACAAAAATTCTATTAA
- the ffh gene encoding signal recognition particle protein, with translation MFNSLSDKLDKALHTLKGHGKITEVNVAETLKEVRRALLDADVNFKVAKNFTKKVQTKALGQDVLTTLNPGQLMVKLVKDELTELMGGETVGINLGGSPTVILMSGLQGSGKTTFSGKLANFLKTKKAKQVLLVGCDVYRPAAINQLQVVGEQIGVEVYAEVDNNNPVEISKNAIAHAKANSKNVVIIDTAGRLAVDEEMMTEISNIHKAVNPQETLFVVDSMTGQDAVNTAKAFNDILNFDGVILTKLDGDTRGGAALTIKTVVDKPIKFIGTGEKMDAIDVFHPDRMADRILGMGDVISLVERAQDQYDEEEARKLQKKIAKNQFGFDDFLSQIQQIKKMGSMKDLVGMIPGAGKAMKDVDIDDDAFKGIEAIIHSMTPGERSTPNSINASRKKRIAKGSGTTIQEVNQLMKQFNQMSKMMKMMQGGGGKKMMQMMKGMQ, from the coding sequence ATGTTTAACAGTTTAAGCGATAAATTAGATAAAGCCTTACATACCCTAAAAGGACATGGTAAAATTACTGAAGTAAATGTTGCTGAAACCCTTAAAGAAGTTAGAAGGGCATTGTTAGATGCAGATGTTAACTTTAAAGTTGCCAAAAATTTTACAAAGAAAGTTCAAACTAAAGCATTAGGCCAAGATGTATTAACGACATTAAATCCTGGACAATTAATGGTAAAGTTAGTAAAAGATGAACTGACTGAACTAATGGGCGGAGAAACTGTTGGTATAAACCTTGGTGGTTCTCCGACAGTAATTTTAATGTCTGGTTTGCAAGGTTCTGGTAAAACTACTTTTTCAGGAAAATTAGCAAATTTTTTAAAAACAAAAAAGGCGAAGCAAGTTCTTTTAGTTGGTTGTGATGTATACAGGCCTGCTGCCATCAATCAATTACAAGTTGTAGGAGAGCAAATTGGAGTTGAAGTATATGCCGAAGTTGATAATAACAATCCTGTTGAAATTTCTAAAAATGCAATTGCTCACGCGAAAGCAAATAGTAAGAATGTTGTGATTATTGATACTGCTGGACGCTTGGCGGTAGATGAAGAAATGATGACAGAGATTTCTAACATTCATAAAGCTGTAAATCCACAAGAAACATTATTTGTGGTAGATTCTATGACTGGACAAGATGCTGTAAATACTGCAAAAGCTTTTAATGATATCTTAAATTTTGATGGAGTTATTCTTACAAAATTAGATGGTGATACAAGAGGTGGAGCAGCTTTAACCATAAAAACTGTTGTAGATAAACCGATTAAATTTATTGGTACTGGAGAGAAAATGGATGCTATTGATGTTTTCCATCCAGATAGAATGGCCGATCGAATTTTAGGTATGGGAGATGTTATTTCTCTTGTAGAGCGTGCTCAAGATCAATATGATGAGGAAGAAGCAAGAAAATTACAAAAGAAGATTGCTAAAAATCAATTTGGTTTTGATGATTTTTTAAGTCAGATTCAACAAATAAAAAAGATGGGAAGCATGAAAGATTTGGTTGGTATGATTCCTGGAGCTGGAAAAGCAATGAAAGATGTAGATATAGATGATGATGCATTTAAAGGAATTGAAGCAATTATTCATTCGATGACACCAGGTGAAAGAAGTACACCAAATTCAATAAATGCTAGCAGAAAAAAGAGAATTGCAAAAGGATCTGGAACTACAATACAAGAAGTAAATCAATTGATGAAGCAATTTAATCAAATGAGCAAAATGATGAAAATGATGCAAGGCGGTGGTGGTAAAAAAATGATGCAAATGATGAAAGGAATGCAATAA
- the folD gene encoding bifunctional methylenetetrahydrofolate dehydrogenase/methenyltetrahydrofolate cyclohydrolase FolD: protein MILLDGKKTSADIKEEIALEVRELKNRGNKTPHLAAVIVGNDGASITYVNAKVKACERVGFESTLIRLPKETSEEDLLNEIAILNIDNDIDGFIVQLPLPKHINEQKVIMAIDPNKDVDGFHPTNVGKMALNLPTFISATPFGILELLDRYNVETSGKHVVVLGRSHIVGSPMSILLSQKRKVGNATVTMCHSRTKNLKEITLQADIIVAAIGIPEFVKAEMVKDNVTIIDVGITRLADSSRKNGFRLVGDVAFDEVSKKAAFITPVPGGVGPMTIAMLLKNTLLACQRKN from the coding sequence ATGATTTTATTAGACGGAAAAAAAACTTCTGCAGATATTAAAGAAGAAATTGCTTTAGAAGTTCGAGAATTAAAAAATAGGGGAAACAAAACCCCACATTTAGCTGCAGTTATAGTTGGTAATGATGGTGCTAGTATTACGTATGTAAATGCCAAAGTAAAAGCTTGTGAAAGAGTTGGTTTTGAATCTACTTTAATCAGATTACCAAAGGAAACTTCAGAAGAAGATTTGTTAAATGAAATTGCTATATTAAATATCGACAATGATATTGATGGTTTTATAGTTCAATTGCCTTTACCTAAACATATTAATGAACAAAAGGTGATCATGGCTATTGATCCTAATAAAGATGTAGATGGTTTTCACCCAACAAATGTGGGAAAAATGGCGCTGAATTTACCCACTTTTATTTCTGCAACTCCTTTTGGAATTTTAGAATTATTAGATAGGTATAATGTTGAAACTTCTGGGAAACATGTTGTTGTTTTAGGAAGAAGTCATATTGTTGGTAGCCCAATGAGTATTTTGTTATCACAAAAAAGAAAAGTAGGAAATGCTACTGTAACCATGTGTCATAGCAGAACTAAAAACCTCAAAGAAATTACTTTACAAGCTGATATTATTGTTGCAGCAATCGGAATCCCTGAATTTGTTAAAGCAGAAATGGTTAAAGATAATGTTACTATAATTGATGTAGGAATTACTCGTCTAGCAGATTCCTCTAGAAAAAATGGATTTAGATTAGTTGGAGATGTTGCTTTTGATGAAGTCTCTAAAAAAGCAGCTTTTATTACTCCTGTTCCTGGTGGTGTTGGGCCAATGACCATTGCAATGTTATTAAAAAACACTTTATTAGCTTGCCAAAGAAAAAACTAA